The DNA sequence CAAGGTTCCATTCTTGTCCTCGAATACCAACCCGTATTTTGAAATGCCCTTGAACCCTCCCCAATCGCTGGGCACGTTGATCACGCAGGGAGTACCCAGCGGCTGCTGGGGAGACGCCTTCACTCCACGAATCCCTACGATCGCGGCGACAGCAACTATGACGGCACACAAACCCAAGCGCACTTTCATGAGTACCTTCCTCCTGGTTTTGACCGGAATGGGCCTAACCCCAGTGTAGCGCGCAGGCAATTGGCCACCTCCGGCCTTGGCGCTGATAAAATCGACGGTTTCCCCTTTTTGGCGCAGGCGGAACATTCGGGCCTTAGCCTGCGTATTCGTCCCAAGCGGCAGTGTGGCTTGGAGTCTCCCAGGAGTGCTGGTTGGACGACAATCAAGCGGTGGCTTCCCTTGTCCGTCGCTGCGTAGCCGGCGACGCCGTGGCATGGGAAGAGATTGTCGAGCGCTTCAATCGCCGCATCTTCAACATCTGCTACAGATTTACCGGTTCGCAGGATGACGCCCAGGACCTCGCCCAGGAGGTCTTCATCAAGATCTACCGCACCCTGAATTCCTACGACACCGACAAAGGCTCCTTCATGACCTGGGTCGCCACCCTGACCCGCAATCTGCTGGTGGACCATTTCCGCAAAAGCAAGCAGGACCGGATTACCGACTCAATGGACGAGCCGGCGACGGTGGAGGAAGACTCCCTCAGAGTGGCCGACCGGCTGGAGGATTCCGGCCCTACACCGGATGTCAGGCTGCAGACCCGTGAAACCCAGGAAATGGTGCAAAAAGCCCTCCAGAAGCTATCTCCGGAGCTGCGGGAGGCGGTCATTTTTCGCGACCTGCAGGACATGGACTACCGGGAAATCGCCCTCGCCCTGAAGGTCCCCGAGGGCACGGTTAAGTCCCGGATAAATCGGGGACGAACGGAACTTGCAAGGCTGCTTTCACGTACCTATAGGCAGGTGACCTGATGTACGAGGAATCCAAATCCGGGATGCAATGCCACGACTTCGAGGCGCTGCTCAGCGAGGCGATTGACGGGACGCTGGCCGCCGGCGAGATGCAGCGGTTCGATGCTCACCGGAGCACTTGCCCGACTTGCGGCCCGGCTTTCGCCGAGGTGAAGCGGGGCATGCAGTTGCTGCGCAGCCTGACCGAAGTTGCGCCGCCGCCGAACTTCGTGCACAACGTGCTGGCAGCGACCGTCGGGCGGGTGGAAGAGGCGCCGGCAGTTCGCGCTGGGGAGAGCTTGTGGGAACGGTTGCGGTCACGCCTGCGGGAGGGACGCGGGCCGGTGCTGCAACCGAAGTTCGCCATGTCGTTCGCGATGGCGTTCTTCTCCATCTCGCTGGTGCTGAACCTGGCGGGAGTGAAGCTGGGCAGCCTGCGTCACCTCGACCTGAGCCCGAACGCGATCGTACGCAGCGCCTATGAAGCGCAGGGCAGGCTGGCAAAGTATTACCAGAACATCCGCTTCGTGTACGAGATCGAATCACGGGTACAGGAACTGAAGCGCGCAACGACGCCGGAAGAGAGCGAAGCGCCGGCGGAGAAACCGAAGGAGCGCAAGGACCACAGTGCGAATCCTGATCAGAAGAAGTATCAGAACTACAGCCGGGAGCTGGAATCGGTGACCATGGCGGAATTGTTCGAGACGGCCCCTTTCGCTGACCAGTTTTTCGCCAGGAGAAACTCATGAACTGCAATGTCCACACCGACGTCCCGGCGACCTCGTACTGCCGCACCTGCGGCAAGGCGATGTGCGAGAAGTGCTCGCACAATGTGCGCGGCGTCGTCTATTGCGAAGATTGCCTGGCCACGCATATGCACGGCACCATGCCGCCGGCGCCGGCCAGTAGCTTTGTCCCCGGCACCACGCCTGTGCCGGTGTTGGTTACCAGCGGTCCGAGCCCCGGTCTTGCTGGTGTGCTGGCCGGATTTTTCCCGTTCGGTGTGGGCGCTGTTTACAACGGCCAGTACGCGAAAGGGCTGGCGCACCTGCTGGTCTTCGTGGCGCTCGTGGTGGGCGCTTCGCAAGGCGGCGACACCGGCGGAGCGATTTTTGGGTTAGGAATTGCATTCTTCTACGTGTACCAGATCATTGACGCTGTCCGTTCCGCCCACGCCATCCGGGCAGGCCAGCCGGCGCCCGATCCATTCGGCCTCGCAAAAGCATTGGGTACCGGCGAGCACATCGATTTCAATCGCGTTCCCGTGGGCGCGGTGGTGCTGATCGGGCTCGGCGTTCTGTTTCTGCTGAACACAATGGGATGGTTCCACGCGTACTGGATCCACCGCCTGTGGCCCGTGATTTTGATCATCATTGGCGTGTGGTTGTTTATGAAGCGCTTCTCACCCCCGGGCGGGGCAGCGGGGGCGATGTAGGGAGGAGCCATGGACGAAAACAAGTACAACAGCAATCCTGGATATGTGGTGCCGGCGGCCGCAACGGCGCGATGCGGGTGTAACCGCTGCCGCTGCCGCGGCTTGATGGCGCCCGCCGTTCTGATCACGCTGGGCGTGCTCTTCATGATGAATGAGTTCGGTGTGGCGCATTTCCACAGCACCTGGCCCATCCTGCTGATCGTGATCGGCCTGGTCAAGATCCTGGGCGGAAACGCGGACATGACGGGGCACGTGGACGTTTACGCGCCGCCACCGCCGCCAGTGCCCGCGGCGCCAACGCAATCTTCTGAACCGAGGCAGGTGGACCATGTCTAGTCCGGCACCGCAACTTCGTTATCCTCGCCGGCGCTCGCTGGCCGGGCCGGTGGTGCTGATCGCGATCGGGGTGATTTTCCTGCTCGGCAACATGCGTTACCTGAGCTGGGCCTCACTGCACCATTACTTCGCGCGCTACTGGCCCGCGCTGCTCATCCTGTGGGGCGTGATCAAGCTGGTGGAGCACATGCAGGATACCCGCGCGGGAGTGCCTTCGCGCGGCATTGGCGCCGGCGGCGTTCTCCTCATCATTTTCCTGGTTCTCTTTGGCATGGGATTCACCGCCACCGATCGCATCAATTGGGGCAACCTGCGCAACCAGATGGAAATCGACGACGACTTGGGAGGAATGTTCGGCAATTCCTACAACTTCAGCAACACGCTGGAACAGCCGTTCACCGCCGGGACGGACCTGCGCGTGGTTTCCGATCGCGGCGACGTGGTGGTGAATACCTGGGCCGAGCCCAAGATCAAGGTCGTGGTACGCAAGAAAGTTGTGGCCGACAACGAGGAACAGGGCAAGAAAGTGGACAGTCAGACCCAGCCGACATTTACCACCGCGGGCTCGGTCATGACACTCAGCGCCAATACCGGCGGTTCCGGCAGCAGCGCGGTCGCCAGCGACCTGGAGATTTATATGCCGGTGAAGGCCAATGTCGACGTTTCCACGCGGCGGGGCGACATCCGGGTTGCCGGTCGGGACGGCAGAGTCACCACCAGCTCGCATGGCGACGTCACCGTCACCGACAATGCCGGGAACGTCTCGATCACCTTGCGGCGCGGCAACATTCGCACCTCCAATATCAAGGGCGACGTCAACGTGGACGGGCGCGCTGACGACGTCAACATCAGCAACGTCAGCGGGCAGGCGCAGTTCAGCGGAGATTTTTTTGGGCAGATGAACCTGGCGAAGATCGCCAAGGGCGTCAATTTTCATTCTTCCCGCACCGACATGCAACTGGGGCGCCTGGACGGCGAGCTGATGATGGAATCGGGCAACCTGCGCGCCAACGCGGTCACTGGCCCGATGCGCGTTGCCACCAGGTCCAAGGACATTCACCTCGAGGACGTCTCCGGCAGCCTGAAGGTCGACAACACCAACGGCGTGGTCGAATATCGAGCTGGAAAAGCGCTGGGCGACGTCGAGATCAACAATCAGCGCGGCACGGTGCAGGTGATGCTGCCGCGTAACGCCGCGTTCCAACTGGACGCGCGCACCAACCGCGGTGACATCGAGAGCGATTTTCCGTCCATCCAGGTGAGGAGCGAGCACAACCAGCAGTACGCCAGCGGGGCGGTCGGCGGACAGGGCGGGCCGCAGATCAAGCTGAACAACAACAACGGCGACGTACAGATCCGGCAGTCTTCGGGGGTGCCGGCGCCGCCGACGCCGCCACAGCCGCCGAGTGCGCCCGGGTTGCAGCGCGGGGCGCTGAGGGATGGCAACGAAGACGGTCAGTTTGTGGTGTATCGCGGCAATCGCCGGGCGAAGATCAATCGCGGACACTTCGAATTCCATAACGGAGAGCCGCGGCTGGTGGTCGAACCGCTGATCAAGTCTTCGCCGGGAACCATGTAGCCATTTGCGATGGTGATGAACGCGGAGCGATTGCGTTTCTTAACCGGCGCGCTACGGGTCCGAAGGTTTCATTTCTCGCAGCGCGCATGTGGCTCCCGGCATGCCGCTGTTGAGGAAGTAGGAGTCCAGCTCAGCCCCCACCCGCGCCAGGTCCTGTGGTGTATAGATTTCCTGTAATCCTTCGAACAGTTGCCGCTCCTCCTTGCGCACGTGCGCCGAGAGGCTGGCCGCAAATATCTGCAGCTCAGGGACGGTAAGGCGCCCGGCGGCAGCCTCGCCGGCATACTGGCGCAGCAAACCATGCTCAATGCGAAGTTCATCCACCAGGTCGCATAGCGACGGTGCGCGTCCGCTGAACGGGAACAGGACCTTCTCCTCGGCTTCGAAGTGATAGCGGATCTCGGATTCAAACAGACGCGCGATTTCTTGCTGCCAATGCCGCGGATCGGGCTTCTCCGACCGCAGGGCGCGCTCGATCTGGACGCAGAGCGCGAGCGCGTGCTGATGCTGGTGAGAGAGCGGGATGAGGTTTCGGTCGCGCAGCATGCTCCC is a window from the Terriglobales bacterium genome containing:
- a CDS encoding B-box zinc finger protein, with amino-acid sequence MNCNVHTDVPATSYCRTCGKAMCEKCSHNVRGVVYCEDCLATHMHGTMPPAPASSFVPGTTPVPVLVTSGPSPGLAGVLAGFFPFGVGAVYNGQYAKGLAHLLVFVALVVGASQGGDTGGAIFGLGIAFFYVYQIIDAVRSAHAIRAGQPAPDPFGLAKALGTGEHIDFNRVPVGAVVLIGLGVLFLLNTMGWFHAYWIHRLWPVILIIIGVWLFMKRFSPPGGAAGAM
- a CDS encoding DUF4097 family beta strand repeat-containing protein, with the translated sequence MSSPAPQLRYPRRRSLAGPVVLIAIGVIFLLGNMRYLSWASLHHYFARYWPALLILWGVIKLVEHMQDTRAGVPSRGIGAGGVLLIIFLVLFGMGFTATDRINWGNLRNQMEIDDDLGGMFGNSYNFSNTLEQPFTAGTDLRVVSDRGDVVVNTWAEPKIKVVVRKKVVADNEEQGKKVDSQTQPTFTTAGSVMTLSANTGGSGSSAVASDLEIYMPVKANVDVSTRRGDIRVAGRDGRVTTSSHGDVTVTDNAGNVSITLRRGNIRTSNIKGDVNVDGRADDVNISNVSGQAQFSGDFFGQMNLAKIAKGVNFHSSRTDMQLGRLDGELMMESGNLRANAVTGPMRVATRSKDIHLEDVSGSLKVDNTNGVVEYRAGKALGDVEINNQRGTVQVMLPRNAAFQLDARTNRGDIESDFPSIQVRSEHNQQYASGAVGGQGGPQIKLNNNNGDVQIRQSSGVPAPPTPPQPPSAPGLQRGALRDGNEDGQFVVYRGNRRAKINRGHFEFHNGEPRLVVEPLIKSSPGTM
- a CDS encoding zf-HC2 domain-containing protein, translating into MYEESKSGMQCHDFEALLSEAIDGTLAAGEMQRFDAHRSTCPTCGPAFAEVKRGMQLLRSLTEVAPPPNFVHNVLAATVGRVEEAPAVRAGESLWERLRSRLREGRGPVLQPKFAMSFAMAFFSISLVLNLAGVKLGSLRHLDLSPNAIVRSAYEAQGRLAKYYQNIRFVYEIESRVQELKRATTPEESEAPAEKPKERKDHSANPDQKKYQNYSRELESVTMAELFETAPFADQFFARRNS
- a CDS encoding sigma-70 family RNA polymerase sigma factor; the encoded protein is MDDNQAVASLVRRCVAGDAVAWEEIVERFNRRIFNICYRFTGSQDDAQDLAQEVFIKIYRTLNSYDTDKGSFMTWVATLTRNLLVDHFRKSKQDRITDSMDEPATVEEDSLRVADRLEDSGPTPDVRLQTRETQEMVQKALQKLSPELREAVIFRDLQDMDYREIALALKVPEGTVKSRINRGRTELARLLSRTYRQVT
- a CDS encoding hemerythrin domain-containing protein; the encoded protein is MLRDRNLIPLSHQHQHALALCVQIERALRSEKPDPRHWQQEIARLFESEIRYHFEAEEKVLFPFSGRAPSLCDLVDELRIEHGLLRQYAGEAAAGRLTVPELQIFAASLSAHVRKEERQLFEGLQEIYTPQDLARVGAELDSYFLNSGMPGATCALREMKPSDP
- a CDS encoding DUF5668 domain-containing protein codes for the protein MDENKYNSNPGYVVPAAATARCGCNRCRCRGLMAPAVLITLGVLFMMNEFGVAHFHSTWPILLIVIGLVKILGGNADMTGHVDVYAPPPPPVPAAPTQSSEPRQVDHV